The proteins below come from a single Crossiella sp. CA-258035 genomic window:
- a CDS encoding type I polyketide synthase — protein MTSDDKVLSYLKKVTAELHTTRQRLREAESAVDEPIAIVGMACRYPGGVASPADLWQLVAEGRDAITPFPTDRGWDLSNLFDPDPDAVGKSYCSEGGFLDRAGDFDAPHFGMSPKEAMATDPQQRQLLETAWETFEDAGIDPTSLRDSEVGVFTGVATNGYSMNADSVLDEYQGYLATGSANSVASGRISYSLGLAGPAVTVDTGCSSSLVAMHWAIQALRNGDCSMALAGGAMVMATPGAFVVFSLQRGMAKDGRCKSFADAADGTSWSEGVGLVLLEKLSVARRNNHNVLAVIRGSAVNQDGASNGLTAPSGPAQQRVIRAALASAGLTTADIDAVEAHGTGTVLGDPIEAQAVLATYGQNRETPLWLGSLKSNIGHTQAAAGVGGVIKMVQALRHGVLPKTLHVDEPTSKVDWSSGEVRLLSEAREWPEGDRPRRAAVSSFGVSGTNAHLILEEAPEDAEQGTDSAGAGAGGAGPGRGAGAGGASFGNGAGAGGASFGRGAEAGGGAGLVAASGVVPWLVSGANAAALRGQAARLAERAPDGLLDVGWSLATTRAMLDHRAVVVAATRDEAVAGLAALAADETSVAVVSGRTVPDGQTVFVFPGQGAQWVGMGAELLKTSPVFAARLTEVAAALDPLTGWSLLDVISGGGELDRVDVVQPVSFAVMVSLAAVWESAGVKPDAVIGHSQGEIAAACVSGALSLEDAAKVVVFRSQAIAADLAGRGGMMSIAAPVNDIDLTPWAGLSVAAVNGPAATVVAGDVDALRQLEEQCAERGLRTRVIPVDYASHSAHVDAIEGKLAEVLAGITVRDGSVPWWSTVDSQWIEPGVADAGYWFRNLRQTVRFEQAVRSLAEAGYSNFVEVSSHPVLTTPILEALEERDDVVVTGTLRRDDGGADRLLLSLAHLHVHGVPVDWAALFAGSGARRISLPTYAFQHQHYWLELSGTSGDLGATGLVNADHPLLGAVAHLPDTGGVLFTGRVARATHDWLADHVVGGSVLLPGAALVELAIRAGDEVNCPTLRELAVVRPVTLPEDAPIYLQVLVGAAEDNGDRDIRIYSRPVDSPQWTENATGTLSADLPVTIPAQPWPPAGTRADNAAELGLDAAWIGVDEVFAEVQLAEQHAKQAGRFGLHPALLDAALRASGLVGGGEPGEQRLPFAWNDVQLHAAGASAARVHLKVTGPDTLAITLTDTSGAPMAAIGSLMMRTIDPAQLQASGSDLGQDVLFELTWRELTATGGAANAVVLGDGPLADSFVRGGAPAEPSGSLDTLLEGRGGHAPEFVLLPVTGGTGELAEAARQAVHRTLNVIKEFLADERFAESKLAVVTSRAIGLDGDDLSGIAEAGVWGLVRTAQSEHPGRFVLSDVDGADSSAAALLTALGSGEAQLVVREGAVSVPRLARVAATEPAWQWPTEGTVLITGATGKLGGELARHLVEHGARDLLLASLRGPAAPGAEELVRELTEVGARVRLVACDTADRGAVTELLAGLDGPLTGVVHVAGVVGDNLLPNLTAEQVEQVMRVKADSAVVLDELTREHPLTAFVCYSSVAGLTGGPGQGPYSAANAFLDALAHRRRALGLPGVSVAWGLWGGEGGMGGRLEAAEWSRLRRSGVVPIAPEQRTALLNAVTHVAAPLVVAAPIDLRAVDRDAVPPLLRGLVRGTAAGAAPATGGGAARGAELTARLRGLSEKEQETLLADLVATECAHLLGYGSGAELDRLRGFVDLGMTSLNGVELRNVLGARTGLRLPAALIFDYANILELARYLRGQLVDSAGQGAALAELARLEAAVAGGELTEESRTKLVNGLAQLLWTLQDGRTEPGADQHEVGLAEASDDEMFALIDEELGLK, from the coding sequence ATGACCAGCGACGACAAGGTCCTCTCCTACCTCAAGAAGGTCACCGCCGAGCTGCACACCACCCGGCAGCGGCTGCGCGAGGCGGAGTCGGCGGTCGACGAGCCGATCGCGATCGTCGGCATGGCCTGCCGCTACCCCGGCGGCGTGGCCTCGCCGGCGGACCTGTGGCAGCTGGTCGCCGAGGGCCGGGACGCGATCACCCCGTTCCCGACCGACCGCGGCTGGGACCTGTCCAACCTGTTCGACCCGGACCCGGACGCGGTGGGCAAGAGCTACTGCAGCGAGGGCGGGTTCCTGGACCGCGCCGGGGACTTCGACGCGCCGCACTTCGGCATGTCGCCCAAGGAAGCGATGGCCACCGATCCGCAGCAGCGGCAGTTGCTGGAGACCGCGTGGGAGACCTTCGAGGACGCCGGGATCGACCCGACCTCGTTGCGGGACAGCGAGGTCGGCGTGTTCACCGGGGTGGCCACCAACGGCTACTCGATGAACGCGGACAGTGTGCTGGACGAGTACCAGGGCTACCTGGCCACCGGCAGCGCGAACAGCGTGGCTTCGGGCCGGATCTCCTATTCGCTGGGTCTGGCCGGGCCCGCGGTCACCGTGGACACGGGCTGTTCCTCCTCACTGGTGGCCATGCACTGGGCGATCCAGGCGCTGCGCAACGGCGACTGCTCGATGGCGCTGGCCGGTGGCGCGATGGTGATGGCCACACCGGGCGCGTTCGTGGTGTTCTCGTTGCAGCGCGGGATGGCCAAGGACGGGCGGTGCAAGTCCTTCGCCGACGCCGCGGACGGCACCTCGTGGAGCGAGGGCGTCGGCCTGGTGCTGCTGGAGAAGCTGTCGGTGGCCCGGCGCAACAACCACAACGTGCTCGCGGTGATCCGGGGCAGCGCGGTCAACCAGGACGGCGCGTCCAACGGGCTGACCGCGCCGAGCGGGCCGGCCCAGCAACGGGTGATCCGCGCCGCGCTGGCCAGCGCCGGGCTGACCACCGCCGACATCGACGCGGTGGAGGCGCACGGCACCGGCACCGTGCTGGGCGATCCCATCGAGGCGCAGGCGGTGCTGGCGACCTACGGGCAGAACCGGGAGACCCCGCTGTGGCTGGGGTCCCTGAAGTCGAACATCGGGCACACCCAGGCCGCGGCCGGGGTCGGCGGTGTGATCAAGATGGTGCAGGCGTTGCGGCACGGGGTGTTGCCCAAGACGCTGCACGTGGACGAGCCGACGTCCAAAGTGGACTGGAGCTCGGGTGAGGTGCGGCTGCTGTCGGAGGCGCGGGAGTGGCCGGAGGGGGATCGGCCGCGGCGGGCGGCGGTGTCCTCGTTCGGGGTGAGCGGGACCAACGCGCACCTGATCTTGGAGGAAGCGCCGGAAGACGCGGAGCAGGGGACGGACAGCGCGGGCGCGGGGGCCGGGGGCGCGGGCCCCGGGCGCGGCGCGGGGGCCGGTGGCGCAAGCTTCGGGAACGGCGCGGGGGCCGGGGGCGCGAGCTTCGGGCGCGGCGCGGAGGCCGGGGGCGGAGCTGGGCTGGTCGCGGCCAGCGGTGTGGTGCCGTGGTTGGTCTCCGGTGCGAACGCGGCGGCGCTGCGCGGCCAGGCCGCCCGGCTGGCCGAGCGCGCCCCGGACGGCCTGCTGGACGTGGGCTGGTCGCTGGCCACCACCCGCGCCATGCTGGATCACCGCGCGGTGGTGGTCGCCGCGACCAGGGACGAGGCCGTGGCCGGGCTGGCGGCGCTGGCGGCGGATGAGACCTCGGTCGCGGTGGTGAGTGGGCGGACCGTGCCCGACGGCCAGACCGTGTTCGTCTTCCCCGGTCAGGGCGCGCAGTGGGTCGGCATGGGCGCGGAGCTGCTGAAGACCTCGCCGGTGTTCGCCGCGCGGCTGACCGAGGTGGCCGCGGCGCTGGACCCGCTGACCGGGTGGTCGCTGCTGGACGTCATCTCCGGCGGCGGTGAGCTGGACCGGGTGGACGTAGTGCAGCCGGTCTCCTTCGCGGTGATGGTGTCGCTGGCCGCGGTGTGGGAGTCGGCCGGGGTCAAGCCGGATGCGGTCATCGGGCACTCGCAGGGTGAGATCGCGGCGGCCTGTGTCAGTGGCGCGCTGTCGCTGGAAGATGCGGCCAAGGTGGTGGTGTTCCGGAGTCAGGCGATCGCGGCGGATCTGGCCGGGCGCGGTGGGATGATGTCGATCGCGGCTCCGGTCAACGACATCGACCTCACGCCGTGGGCCGGGTTGTCCGTGGCGGCGGTGAACGGCCCCGCGGCGACCGTGGTGGCCGGTGACGTGGACGCGTTGCGGCAGCTGGAAGAGCAGTGCGCCGAGCGGGGGCTGCGGACCCGGGTGATCCCGGTGGACTACGCCTCGCACAGCGCGCACGTGGACGCCATCGAAGGCAAGCTGGCGGAAGTCCTGGCCGGGATCACGGTGCGGGACGGCTCGGTGCCGTGGTGGTCCACTGTGGACAGTCAGTGGATCGAGCCGGGTGTCGCGGATGCCGGGTACTGGTTCCGGAACCTGCGGCAGACCGTGCGGTTCGAGCAGGCGGTGCGCTCGCTCGCTGAGGCCGGTTACTCGAACTTCGTCGAGGTGAGCAGCCATCCGGTGCTGACCACGCCGATCCTGGAAGCCCTCGAGGAGCGGGACGACGTGGTGGTCACCGGCACGCTGCGCCGGGACGACGGCGGTGCGGACCGGCTGCTGCTCAGCCTGGCCCACCTGCACGTGCACGGCGTGCCGGTGGACTGGGCCGCGCTGTTCGCCGGGTCGGGCGCGCGGCGGATCTCGTTGCCCACCTACGCCTTCCAGCACCAGCACTACTGGCTGGAGCTCTCCGGCACGTCCGGTGACCTGGGTGCCACCGGCCTGGTCAACGCGGACCACCCGCTGCTCGGCGCGGTGGCGCACCTGCCGGACACCGGCGGGGTGCTGTTCACCGGCAGGGTCGCCCGCGCCACCCACGACTGGCTGGCCGACCACGTGGTCGGCGGCTCGGTGCTGCTGCCGGGCGCGGCCCTGGTCGAACTCGCCATCCGCGCCGGGGACGAGGTGAACTGCCCGACCCTGCGCGAGCTGGCCGTGGTGCGGCCGGTGACGCTGCCCGAGGACGCCCCGATCTACCTCCAGGTGCTGGTCGGCGCGGCGGAGGACAACGGCGACCGGGACATCCGGATCTACTCCCGGCCCGTGGACAGTCCACAGTGGACTGAGAACGCCACCGGCACGCTCAGCGCCGACCTGCCGGTCACCATCCCGGCCCAGCCCTGGCCGCCCGCCGGGACGCGCGCGGACAACGCGGCCGAGCTCGGCCTGGACGCGGCCTGGATCGGCGTGGACGAGGTGTTCGCCGAGGTCCAGCTGGCCGAGCAGCACGCAAAGCAGGCAGGCCGGTTCGGCCTGCACCCCGCGCTGCTGGACGCGGCCCTGCGCGCCAGCGGCCTGGTCGGCGGCGGTGAACCGGGGGAGCAGCGGCTGCCCTTCGCCTGGAACGACGTCCAGCTGCACGCCGCCGGGGCCAGCGCGGCGCGGGTGCACCTCAAGGTCACCGGCCCGGACACCCTGGCCATCACGCTGACCGACACCTCCGGCGCACCCATGGCCGCCATCGGCTCGCTGATGATGCGCACCATCGACCCCGCCCAGCTCCAGGCATCCGGCTCGGACCTCGGCCAGGACGTGCTGTTCGAGCTGACCTGGCGCGAGCTGACCGCCACCGGCGGCGCGGCCAACGCGGTTGTGCTCGGCGACGGTCCGCTGGCCGACTCGTTCGTGCGCGGTGGGGCGCCCGCTGAGCCGTCCGGGTCCCTGGACACGCTGCTGGAAGGCCGGGGCGGGCACGCGCCGGAGTTCGTGCTGCTGCCCGTCACCGGCGGCACCGGCGAACTGGCCGAGGCCGCGCGGCAGGCGGTGCACCGGACACTGAACGTGATCAAGGAGTTCCTGGCCGACGAGCGGTTCGCCGAAAGCAAGCTGGCCGTGGTCACCTCGCGCGCCATCGGCCTCGACGGCGACGACCTCAGCGGCATCGCCGAGGCCGGGGTCTGGGGCCTGGTGCGCACCGCCCAGTCCGAGCACCCCGGTCGGTTCGTGCTGTCCGATGTGGACGGTGCCGACTCCTCGGCGGCCGCGCTGCTGACCGCACTGGGCAGCGGCGAGGCCCAGCTGGTGGTCCGTGAGGGCGCGGTCTCGGTGCCGCGGCTGGCCAGAGTGGCTGCGACCGAACCGGCCTGGCAGTGGCCGACCGAGGGTACCGTGCTGATCACCGGCGCCACCGGCAAGCTCGGCGGCGAACTGGCCCGGCACCTGGTCGAGCACGGTGCCCGCGACCTGCTGCTGGCCAGCCTGCGCGGACCGGCCGCACCCGGGGCTGAGGAGCTGGTGCGTGAACTGACCGAAGTGGGCGCACGGGTCCGGCTGGTCGCCTGCGACACCGCCGACCGTGGCGCGGTAACGGAGTTGCTGGCTGGACTGGACGGCCCGCTCACCGGTGTGGTGCACGTGGCCGGTGTGGTCGGCGACAACCTGCTGCCCAACCTCACCGCCGAGCAGGTCGAGCAGGTCATGCGGGTCAAGGCCGACTCCGCGGTGGTGCTGGACGAGCTCACCCGCGAGCACCCGCTGACCGCCTTCGTCTGCTACTCCTCGGTCGCCGGACTCACCGGCGGCCCCGGCCAGGGCCCCTACTCCGCTGCCAACGCCTTCCTGGACGCGCTCGCCCACCGCAGGCGCGCGCTCGGCCTGCCCGGCGTGTCGGTGGCCTGGGGCCTGTGGGGCGGCGAGGGCGGCATGGGCGGACGGCTGGAGGCCGCGGAGTGGTCCCGGCTGCGCCGCTCCGGCGTGGTCCCGATCGCGCCGGAACAGCGCACCGCCCTGCTGAACGCGGTCACCCACGTGGCCGCGCCGCTGGTGGTGGCCGCGCCGATCGACCTGCGCGCGGTGGACCGGGACGCGGTGCCGCCGCTGCTGCGCGGCCTGGTCCGCGGCACCGCGGCCGGGGCAGCGCCGGCCACCGGTGGCGGGGCCGCGCGCGGCGCGGAGCTGACCGCGCGGTTGCGCGGACTCAGCGAGAAGGAGCAGGAGACCCTGCTGGCCGACCTGGTCGCCACCGAGTGCGCGCACCTGCTCGGCTACGGCTCCGGCGCGGAGCTGGACCGGCTGCGCGGGTTCGTCGACCTCGGCATGACCTCGCTCAACGGGGTCGAGCTGCGCAACGTGCTCGGCGCCCGCACCGGCCTGCGGCTGCCGGCCGCGCTGATCTTCGACTACGCCAACATCCTGGAACTGGCCCGCTACCTGCGTGGCCAGCTGGTGGACAGCGCGGGTCAGGGCGCGGCGCTGGCCGAGCTGGCCCGCCTGGAGGCCGCGGTCGCCGGGGGCGAGCTGACCGAGGAATCGCGGACAAAACTGGTAAATGGCTTGGCCCAACTGCTGTGGACTCTTCAGGACGGCCGCACCGAGCCAGGGGCGGACCAGCACGAGGTCGGGCTCGCCGAGGCGAGTGACGACGAGATGTTCGCTCTGATCGACGAGGAGCTGGGGCTCAAGTAG